From Scleropages formosus chromosome 1, fSclFor1.1, whole genome shotgun sequence, a single genomic window includes:
- the glrx5 gene encoding glutaredoxin-related protein 5, mitochondrial, with translation MNTLFRSTLQCLQAGAVVCRPKVIGGYVPFAASARVRQLCAVSGEKNLAEIVKKNKVVVFMKGTPAQPMCGFSNAVVQILRMHGVDNYASYNVLEDQELRQGVKAFSNWPTIPQVFFNGEFVGGCDILLQMHQNGDLVEELQKLGIRSALLDAEMDEKSK, from the exons ATGAACACTCTGTTTCGGTCAACTCTTCAGTGTTTGCAGGCGGGCGCCGTGGTCTGTCGACCGAAGGTAATAGGCGGATATGTGCCGTTCGCGGCTTCGGCCCGAGTCCGACAGCTGTGCGCCGTGTCTGGCGAGAAGAACCTCGCCGAAATagtgaaaaagaacaaagtgGTCGTGTTCATGAAGGGGACGCCGGCGCAGCCTATGTGCGGTTTCAGCAACGCCGTGGTTCAGATCCTTCGAATGCACGGCGTCGACAACTACGCTTCATATAACGTGTTGGAGGACCAGGAGCTGAGGCAAG GGGTGAAGGCTTTCTCAAACTGGCCAACAATCCCTCAGGTGTTCTTCAACGGCGAGTTTGTTGGCGGCTGCGATATCCTCCTTCAGATGCACCAGAATGGAGACCTGGTGGAAGAGCTTCAGAAACTAGGAATCCGTTCCGCTCTTTTAGATGCAGAGATGGATGAGAAGTCCAAGTAG